CGGACCACGGTCCGTTGTTGTACGTGAGGCCGGCTTCCTGCTGGTACAGCGTCTGCGTGCCGTTCAGGAACTGGTTGGCCGGCGACGACAGGTCCGACGGATAGGTGTTGTCCGAGACCTTGTTGTAGTAGACGTAGCCACCGAACCCGTTGCCGAAGTTCTGGTTGTGCTGGATGAACAGCGCGTAGCGGTTCGTCTTCGTGATCGCGTCGTCGGGCAGGAACGTGCCGGTGATCGATCCCGAGTAATTCGTCGAGAGATACCGGTAGTTGCCCTGCAGGAACACGCCACGCTTCGAGATGATTTCGGGCGTGAACGTGAAGTCGCGGTTCGGCGCGATGTTGAAGTAATACGGCAGCGAGATTTCGTAGCCGTTCGTCGAGCTGACCGAGAACGTCGGCGGCAATATGCCGCTGCGGCGGTCGCCCGACAGCGGGAACGACAGCCACGGGCTCGCGAAGATCGGCACGTCCTGGAAGAATAGCACGGCGTTGTGCGCGACGCCTTCGTCGCTGCCGGTGTCGAAATCGAACTCGCTGCCCTTGATGTACCACGCCGGGTTGGTCGAGCAGTGGCACGCGGTGTAGGTGCCGGTCGTGAGCACCGAGCGCTCGCTGTCCAGCAGGTCGGCGCGCGCGGCGCTGCCCGAGCCGCCCGTGAGCGTGAAGTGGTACTTCGGCGCGGGCATGAAGCCCTCGTTCGCCTCGACCTTCAAATGCGCCTCGGGCCCCGTGAACGTCGTCCCGTTCTGCACGACCACGACATTGCCGTACGCATTGGCCATGTCGGTGTCCTGGTCGTAATGCAGGGCGTCGCCCTTCACCAGGTTCGTACCCTGGCGCAGCTCTGCTGCGCCTCTCACCGCAAGATCGGTGTCCACCGTGCCGGTCGTCGAATCGCCGAGCACGAAGGTCGCCGGGTGCTGGCCCGACGCGTTGGGGTGATCCTCGAGTTGCGGCGCGAGCCGCAGGCTCCACGGGCCGTCCAGCTGCTGTGGCTGCGCGGCCGCGCCCGCGAGCTGGGCGTGCGCGAGCGCGGGCACCAGACCCGGTACGGCCAGGAGTGCCGCGATGAGCCGCCGCTTGCCCGGCACGCCGTCGTCACTAAGGGAGATCGTCTGGAAAAACTGTCTGGGCGGCATGTATGGTTTTGGCGAATCGGCCCGGCCGCCTGCCCTCTGCATGATGGTGGCCCGCCTGGGCACCCGCCTCCCGATCAACCGGATCGAGGCCGGGGTGCACACAATTAATTACAATTCATCGAACCCTGGAGCGGCGATGAATGCGGCAAGCGTTCCGTCATGCGGGCTTTGGCGCGAGTCGCGTCAAAAAAGTCGTGGGGTATTATATGGCAAGACGTTGATCCACTGATTTTGCCTCTGGCTTTCATGACCTTTTCCGCCGCGCATTCCCCCGCCGCCTCACCTGCCGCAGCCGCCGCATCTGCGACCGACATTCGCCGCGACCTGCTCGCCGCCTGGCTCGGCAGCCACGCCGGGCAGTACGCCCTCGACCTCGCAACGCTCGCCCCCGCCTCGGCGGACGCGAGCTTTCGGCGCTATTTCCGTCTCGCGGGCGCGCACGGCGCGACGCTGATCGCCGTCGACGCGCCGCCGCCCGAAAAGAGCCGCGAATTCGCCCAGATCGCGCAGATGCTCGAGGCCGCCGGCGTCCACGTGCCGCGCGTGCTCGAAGTCGATTTCGACGCGGGCTTCATGCTCGTGACCGATCTCGGCACCGCGCCCTACCTGCAAACGCTGCAGGAAGCCGGCCCCGGCGCGCGCTCGCGTGAGTTGATGCGCGACGCCATCGACGCGTTGATCCGCTGGCAGTTGAGCTCGCGGCCAGGCGTGCTGCCCGACTTCGACGAAACCTTCATGCGCCGCGAGATGGAGCTGATGCCCGAGTGGTATCTGGAGCGCCATCTGGGCCGCAAGGTGGACGAAGCCACGCGCGGCGTACTCGATCGCACCTTCGCGCTGCTCGTGGCGAGCGCCCGCGCGCAGCCGCAAAGCTACATGTTGCGCGACTTCATGCCCCGCAACCTGATGATCGCCACGCCCAACCCCGGCGTGCTCGACTTTCAGGACGCGGTGTATGGCCCGATCACCTACGACGTCGTCTCGCTCTTGCGCGACGCGTTCCTGAGCTGGGACGAAGAATTCGAGCTCGACTGCTTCGCGCACTACTGGGAGCGCGCAAAGAAGGCGGGCCTGCCGGTCGACGCCGACTTCGGCGAGTTCTACCGCCAGCTCGAGTGGATGGGGCTGCAGCGCCATATCAAGGTGCTGGGCCTGTTCTGCCGCATCAACTATCGCGACAGCAAACCGCATTACATGGCCGATCTGCCGCGCTTTCTCGGCTACGCGAGCAAGGTCGCGCACCGCTACCGCCCGCTCGTGCCGTTCGCACGGCTCATCGACGACCTGCAGGGCAGCGCCGTCGAAGTCGCTTACACCTTCTGAACCGGGCCGTCATGACCCAATCGAATCACACGCGGGCCAAGGCGCGCCACGGCCGCACCGCCATGATCTTCGCCGCCGGACGCGGCGAACGCATGCGTCCGCTCACCGACACCTGCCCAAAGCCGCTGCTCGCCGTGGGCGGCAAGCCGCTCATCGTGTGGCAGATCGAGCGGCTCGCCGCGGCGGGCTACACGCGCATCGTCATCAACCACGCCTGGCTTGGCGCGCAGATCGAAGCCGCGCTCGGCGACGGCGCGCGCTTTGGCGTGACGCTCCTCTATTCGCCCGAGCACGACGCGCTCGAAACGGCGGGCGGCATTGCACAGGCGCTGCCCCTCATCGAGTCGAACGGCACGCCCGAGGTGTTCCTCGCGGTGAGCGGCGACGTCTACAGCGCCTACGATTTCGCGCGCCTGAACCCGCATGCGCAAGCGCTCGCGGCGCAAGCACTGCCGGGCATGCATCTCGTGATGGTGCCGAATCCGCCGTTCCACCCGAAGGGCGACTTCGCGCTGAACGATGACGGCCGGCTCGCGCTTGAAGGCGCGCCGCGCTACACGTTCGGCAATATCGGCCTCTACGACACGCGCATGTTCCGCGATCTCGCGCCCGGCACGAAGCGCGCGCTCACGCCGTACTATCGCGAGTCCATCGCGCAAGGACGCGTGAGCGGCGAGCTATACGAAGGCGTTTGGGAAAACGTCGGCACGCCCGCGCAACTCGAAGCGCTCGACGCCGCGTTGCGAAAGTCGGCTCCGGCGCACCACGGCTAACGATCTCAAACGCCGGCGTGCGAGGCGCTTCAGTTTCCGCCTGCCGCCGGCAACTCCACTTGACCCGCTTGTTGCCCCGCTTCTGACTGCGGCGTATCGCCCCCCTTCTGCTGCTGAAGCGCCCACATCTGCGCATAGTGTCCGCCCGCGCGCAGCAACTCCGCATGCGTGCCGCGCTCGACGATGCGCCCGTGATCCATCACGATGATCTGCTGCGCGTGCACGACGGTCGAGAGCCGGTGCGCGATCACGAGTGTCGTGCGTTCGCGCGCGATCTGGTCGAGCTCGTGCTGGATCGCCCGCTCCGAGCGCGAATCGAGCGCCGACGTCGCCTCGTCGAACAGCAGAATCGGCGGATTCTTGAGCAGCGTTCGCGCGATCGCCACGCGCTGTTTCTCGCCGCCCGAAAGCTTGAGGCCGCGCTCGCCCACGGGCGTGTCGTAACCCTTGGGCAAGCTTTCGATGAACGCGTGTATGTGCGCCGCGCGCGCCGCCGCGATCACTTCCTCGCGGCTCGCCGTCGGGCGGCCATAGGCGATGTTGTAGTAGATCGAATCGTTGAACAGCACCGTGTCCTGCGGCACGATGCCGATCGATGCACGCAGCGAATCCTGCGTGACGTCGCGGATATCCTGGCCGTCAATGGTGATCGCGCCGCCGCTAGTACGGTCGAGATCGTAGAAGCGGAACAAGAGCCGCGCGAGCGTGGACTTGCCCGAGCCGCTATGCCCGACTACGGCCGTGGTCGTGCCGGCCGCAATCGTGAAGCTCAGATCGTGCAGAATCTGCCGCGACGGCTCGTACGCGAAATTCACATGCGAAAAGCGCACCTCGCCGCCGCGCACGGCAAGCGCCTGCGCGCCGGGCACGTCGGCCACTTCGCGCTCGACGGTGAGCAGCGTGAACATGCGGTCCATGTCGGTGAGGCTTTGCTTGAGCTCGCGATACACCACGCCGAGGAAATTCAGCGGAATGTAGAGCTGCAGCATGAACGTGTTGATGAGCACGAGGTCGCCGAGCGTGAGCCGCCCCGCCATCACGCCTTGCGTCGCACGCCAGAGAATGAACACGAGCCCCGTGCCGATAATCGCCTGCTGCCCGAAGTTGAGCGCGGAAAGCGAGTGCTGCGATTTGATCGCGGCCTTGCGGTAGCGGTGCAGGTTTTCGTCGTAGCGCTTCGTCTCCCACTCTTCGTTGCCGAAGTACTTCACGGTCTCGTAGTTGATGAGCGAATCGATCGCACGCGCGTTGGCGCGCGAATCGAGCTCGTTCATCGTGCGGCGATAGTGCGTGCGCCACTCGGTCACCTTCACCGTGAACACGATGTACGCAACGAGCGCAATGAGCGTGACGATCGCGTAGTACGCCTCGTACTTCACGACGAAGAAGCCGAGCACGAGCCCCACTTCCACGAGCGTCGGCAGGATGCTGTAGAGCGAGTAGGAAATGAGCTGCGTGATGCCGCGCGTGCCGCGCTCGATATCGCGCGACATGCCGCCGGTTTGCCGCTCGAGATGAAAGCGCAGCGAGAGCGCGTGCAGATGGCGGAACACCTTGAGCGCGAGCTGGCGCACGGCGCTCTCGGTCACTTTCGAAAAAAGGATTTCGCGCAGCTCAGTGAAGAGCGAGGTCGAGAGGCGCACTATGGCGTAAGCCACCACGAGCAGCCCGATGCCGCCCGCGAGCACGATGCCCGGCGCATGTTCCGCGCGACCGAGCGCGGTGAGATGGCGCACGGAAGAAAGACCATCGACGATGTGCTTCATCACGATCGGCACGCCGAGGTTGGCCACCTTGGCGCCGATCAGGCAGGTGAGCGCGAACCCCACACGCCATTTGTAGGCGGTGAGGTAAGGCAGCA
The Paraburkholderia acidiphila genome window above contains:
- a CDS encoding aminoglycoside phosphotransferase family protein produces the protein MTFSAAHSPAASPAAAAASATDIRRDLLAAWLGSHAGQYALDLATLAPASADASFRRYFRLAGAHGATLIAVDAPPPEKSREFAQIAQMLEAAGVHVPRVLEVDFDAGFMLVTDLGTAPYLQTLQEAGPGARSRELMRDAIDALIRWQLSSRPGVLPDFDETFMRREMELMPEWYLERHLGRKVDEATRGVLDRTFALLVASARAQPQSYMLRDFMPRNLMIATPNPGVLDFQDAVYGPITYDVVSLLRDAFLSWDEEFELDCFAHYWERAKKAGLPVDADFGEFYRQLEWMGLQRHIKVLGLFCRINYRDSKPHYMADLPRFLGYASKVAHRYRPLVPFARLIDDLQGSAVEVAYTF
- the murU gene encoding N-acetylmuramate alpha-1-phosphate uridylyltransferase MurU — protein: MIFAAGRGERMRPLTDTCPKPLLAVGGKPLIVWQIERLAAAGYTRIVINHAWLGAQIEAALGDGARFGVTLLYSPEHDALETAGGIAQALPLIESNGTPEVFLAVSGDVYSAYDFARLNPHAQALAAQALPGMHLVMVPNPPFHPKGDFALNDDGRLALEGAPRYTFGNIGLYDTRMFRDLAPGTKRALTPYYRESIAQGRVSGELYEGVWENVGTPAQLEALDAALRKSAPAHHG
- a CDS encoding ABCB family ABC transporter ATP-binding protein/permease yields the protein MRRFPASNEPALPATGPRNDWQTIVSLLPYLTAYKWRVGFALTCLIGAKVANLGVPIVMKHIVDGLSSVRHLTALGRAEHAPGIVLAGGIGLLVVAYAIVRLSTSLFTELREILFSKVTESAVRQLALKVFRHLHALSLRFHLERQTGGMSRDIERGTRGITQLISYSLYSILPTLVEVGLVLGFFVVKYEAYYAIVTLIALVAYIVFTVKVTEWRTHYRRTMNELDSRANARAIDSLINYETVKYFGNEEWETKRYDENLHRYRKAAIKSQHSLSALNFGQQAIIGTGLVFILWRATQGVMAGRLTLGDLVLINTFMLQLYIPLNFLGVVYRELKQSLTDMDRMFTLLTVEREVADVPGAQALAVRGGEVRFSHVNFAYEPSRQILHDLSFTIAAGTTTAVVGHSGSGKSTLARLLFRFYDLDRTSGGAITIDGQDIRDVTQDSLRASIGIVPQDTVLFNDSIYYNIAYGRPTASREEVIAAARAAHIHAFIESLPKGYDTPVGERGLKLSGGEKQRVAIARTLLKNPPILLFDEATSALDSRSERAIQHELDQIARERTTLVIAHRLSTVVHAQQIIVMDHGRIVERGTHAELLRAGGHYAQMWALQQQKGGDTPQSEAGQQAGQVELPAAGGN